A section of the Streptomyces sp. SCL15-4 genome encodes:
- a CDS encoding MMPL family transporter → MATFLCRLGRFSFRRRRPVALLWVVLLVGAGVLAGRAPAAPPNDFSMPGTEAQQAYDLLEQDFPELKADGATARVVFRAEDGKVTDPQTRRAIGETVRALGDDPQVARVTDPFTTHSVSKDGSTAYAQVSYEVSASKLEDGSRTALRDTVERAASPELSVEAGGNAVEAKGAGHSSEAAGLAVAAVVLVLTFGSLLAAGLPLLTAVLGVGFGALVIRVLAEPLGLGSTTTSLAVMIGLAVGIDYALFVVSRYRAELARGRGREEAAGHAVGTAGSAVVFAGLTVVIALAGLSVVGIPLLTQMGLAAAGTVVIAVLIAITLIPALLGLCGRRIGPVRPRRRKGRQRPGTGVRWARFVTRRPVTVLLGGVVLLGVVALPAASLQMGLPGDDSKPVSTTQRRAYDMIAEGFGPGYNGPLTVVVQAEDGGSAGQAAKNVTKRLDGRGDVTAVGKPRLSASGDTAVLSVVPAASPSSTQTADLVHALREPALVRDAGARVLVTGTTAMNVDVSQKLSDALIPYLALVVGLAFVLLIAVFRSLLVPLKAALGFLLSVLAGLGAVVAVFQWGWMGSVFGVTEPGPVVSIMPIFMVGVVFGLAMDYEVFLVTRMREAYVHGQSPKDSVVSGFEHSARVVTAAAVIMVSVFAAFLGSEEQILKTIGFGLAAAVFFDAFVVRMTLVPAVLALLGRRAWSLPRWLDRLVPELDVEGERLESSRQGVAEAGGAAPVDVAAGRVSGT, encoded by the coding sequence GTGGCGACATTCCTCTGCAGGCTGGGCCGGTTCTCCTTCCGGAGGCGCCGGCCGGTCGCATTGCTGTGGGTGGTACTGCTCGTGGGGGCGGGGGTGCTGGCCGGACGCGCCCCCGCCGCGCCGCCGAACGACTTCTCCATGCCCGGCACCGAGGCACAGCAGGCGTACGACCTGCTGGAGCAGGACTTCCCCGAGCTGAAGGCGGACGGAGCGACCGCCCGGGTCGTGTTCCGGGCCGAGGACGGCAAGGTCACCGACCCGCAGACGCGCCGGGCCATCGGGGAGACGGTCCGGGCCCTCGGGGACGATCCGCAGGTCGCGCGCGTCACCGACCCCTTCACCACCCACTCCGTGAGCAAGGACGGCTCCACCGCCTACGCCCAGGTGTCCTACGAGGTGTCCGCCTCGAAGCTCGAGGACGGCTCCCGCACCGCGCTGCGGGACACCGTCGAGCGGGCCGCCTCGCCGGAGCTGTCCGTGGAGGCGGGCGGCAACGCCGTCGAGGCCAAGGGCGCGGGTCACTCCTCCGAGGCCGCGGGCCTCGCGGTGGCCGCCGTGGTGCTCGTCCTCACCTTCGGCTCGCTGCTCGCGGCCGGACTGCCGCTGCTGACCGCCGTGCTCGGCGTCGGCTTCGGCGCGCTGGTCATCCGGGTGCTGGCCGAACCGCTGGGCCTCGGCTCCACGACGACCAGCCTCGCCGTGATGATCGGACTGGCCGTGGGCATCGACTACGCGCTGTTCGTGGTCTCCCGCTACCGGGCCGAACTCGCGCGCGGACGCGGCCGGGAGGAGGCGGCCGGGCACGCGGTGGGCACCGCGGGGTCGGCGGTCGTCTTCGCCGGGCTCACCGTGGTCATCGCCCTCGCCGGCCTGTCCGTGGTCGGCATTCCGCTGCTGACCCAGATGGGTCTCGCCGCGGCCGGCACGGTCGTCATCGCGGTACTGATCGCCATCACCCTGATCCCCGCCCTCCTCGGGCTCTGCGGACGCCGGATCGGACCGGTCCGCCCACGGCGTCGGAAGGGCCGGCAGCGACCGGGAACAGGCGTGCGCTGGGCCCGGTTCGTCACCCGTCGCCCGGTCACCGTGCTCCTTGGCGGCGTCGTACTGCTCGGCGTGGTCGCGCTCCCGGCCGCGTCCCTGCAGATGGGCCTGCCCGGCGACGACAGCAAGCCCGTCTCGACGACCCAGCGCCGGGCCTACGACATGATCGCCGAGGGTTTCGGACCGGGCTACAACGGCCCGCTCACCGTGGTCGTCCAGGCCGAGGACGGCGGCAGCGCCGGACAGGCCGCGAAGAATGTCACCAAGCGCCTGGACGGACGCGGGGACGTCACCGCCGTCGGAAAGCCCCGGCTGAGCGCCTCCGGTGACACCGCCGTACTGAGCGTCGTACCGGCCGCGTCCCCGAGCAGCACGCAGACCGCCGACCTCGTGCACGCCTTGCGCGAACCGGCGCTCGTCCGGGACGCCGGCGCCCGGGTGCTGGTCACCGGCACGACCGCGATGAACGTCGACGTCTCGCAGAAGCTGTCGGACGCGCTGATCCCGTACCTGGCCCTCGTGGTCGGTCTGGCGTTCGTGCTGCTCATCGCCGTCTTCCGCTCCCTGCTCGTCCCGCTCAAGGCCGCGCTCGGCTTCCTGCTGTCGGTGCTGGCCGGGCTGGGCGCGGTGGTCGCGGTCTTCCAGTGGGGATGGATGGGGTCCGTCTTCGGCGTCACGGAACCGGGGCCGGTGGTGTCGATCATGCCGATCTTCATGGTGGGTGTCGTCTTCGGCCTCGCCATGGACTACGAGGTGTTCCTGGTGACCCGGATGCGCGAGGCGTACGTCCACGGGCAGTCGCCGAAGGACTCCGTGGTCAGCGGGTTCGAGCACAGCGCACGGGTGGTGACCGCCGCCGCGGTGATCATGGTCTCGGTGTTCGCCGCGTTCCTGGGCTCCGAGGAGCAGATCCTCAAGACCATCGGGTTCGGGCTCGCCGCCGCCGTCTTCTTCGACGCGTTCGTCGTCCGCATGACGCTCGTCCCGGCGGTGCTGGCCCTCCTCGGCCGGCGGGCCTGGAGCCTTCCCCGCTGGCTGGACCGGCTCGTGCCCGAACTCGACGTGGAGGGAGAGCGGCTGGAGTCCTCGCGCCAAGGCGTGGCCGAGGCGGGCGGGGCCGCCCCCGTCGACGTGGCCGCGGGCCGTGTCTCCGGTACCTGA
- a CDS encoding MFS transporter yields the protein MAEPSSSAPSRRDAAAASPRAGEPDRRHAWLIAAMIVTFMLVNYADKSVLGLAAVPIMDELDISNSTYGMVSSSFSLLFSLSGLAVGFVSARVSSRALLFGMAVVWAVAQLPVLFVASVPALVAGRVLLGAAEGPAASMSMHALYKWFPADRRGLPSALQIAGAALGTMVAAPAVTGLISAFGWRSAFWALAVLSLVWALAWWRVGHDGPYGETRTATAVVAGQRLPYRRLLLNGTVLGSIAGAFGASWALALSHAWLPAYLRTQLDMTPGAAATLISAVSALSLVLLLSAPPLLDTLRRRGLSDRWSRGVPQGIAVAVAALAMTALPFVDARGAHLTLLAVAFGGHAIVFPLHYMTTSAVVPPPQRGAVFGIVAASGTLPGLLAPYLTGYLLDSAPSQNAGYTHAFLLSGGVMLVCGLVSLLTVRPDRDARRLSPDTEQSAGDVRRPCLGTQRPGEDA from the coding sequence ATGGCCGAACCGTCCTCGTCCGCACCATCCCGCCGGGACGCCGCGGCGGCCTCACCGCGCGCCGGGGAACCGGACCGGCGGCACGCATGGCTGATCGCCGCGATGATCGTGACGTTCATGCTGGTCAACTACGCCGACAAGTCCGTCCTGGGGCTGGCGGCCGTGCCGATCATGGACGAACTCGACATCAGCAACAGCACCTACGGCATGGTCTCCAGCTCGTTCTCGCTGCTGTTCAGCCTCTCCGGGCTGGCCGTCGGCTTCGTCTCCGCCCGGGTCTCCAGCCGCGCACTGCTGTTCGGCATGGCCGTCGTATGGGCGGTGGCCCAGTTGCCGGTGCTGTTCGTGGCGTCGGTGCCGGCCCTGGTCGCCGGGCGGGTGCTCCTGGGGGCGGCCGAGGGACCGGCGGCGTCGATGTCGATGCACGCGCTCTACAAGTGGTTCCCGGCGGACCGGCGGGGGCTGCCCTCGGCGCTGCAGATCGCGGGCGCGGCGCTCGGCACGATGGTGGCCGCGCCGGCCGTGACGGGACTGATCAGCGCCTTCGGCTGGCGGTCCGCGTTCTGGGCTCTGGCCGTACTGAGTCTGGTGTGGGCGCTGGCGTGGTGGCGGGTGGGACACGACGGCCCCTACGGCGAGACCCGTACGGCGACCGCCGTGGTGGCCGGGCAGCGGCTGCCGTACCGACGCCTGCTGCTGAACGGAACGGTGCTGGGCAGCATCGCCGGGGCGTTCGGCGCGTCCTGGGCCCTGGCGCTGAGCCACGCATGGCTGCCCGCGTACCTGCGCACGCAGCTCGACATGACGCCGGGCGCGGCGGCCACGCTGATCAGCGCGGTCTCGGCGCTCAGCCTCGTGCTGCTGCTGTCGGCGCCGCCGCTGCTGGACACGCTGCGCCGCCGGGGCCTGTCGGACCGGTGGTCACGCGGTGTCCCGCAGGGGATCGCGGTGGCGGTGGCGGCGCTGGCCATGACCGCGCTGCCGTTCGTCGACGCCCGGGGTGCCCATCTCACGCTGCTGGCCGTGGCGTTCGGGGGCCACGCCATCGTCTTCCCGCTGCACTACATGACGACCTCGGCCGTCGTCCCTCCGCCCCAGCGGGGCGCGGTGTTCGGCATCGTCGCGGCGTCCGGGACCCTGCCGGGACTGTTGGCCCCGTATCTGACCGGGTACCTGCTGGACTCCGCGCCCTCGCAGAACGCCGGGTACACCCACGCGTTCCTGCTCTCCGGCGGGGTGATGCTGGTGTGCGGGCTGGTCTCACTCCTCACGGTCCGGCCGGACCGGGACGCACGACGCCTGAGCCCGGACACGGAGCAGTCGGCCGGGGACGTGCGGCGGCCGTGCCTGGGCACACAGCGACCGGGCGAGGACGCGTAA
- a CDS encoding helix-turn-helix domain-containing protein → MAEDRRTRRSRRALGAALVELVLERGFTALTVEDITERADVARATFYAHFRDKEDLFARVTADLLTELGERLAPAVADSAVGFTGKPVLEMLRHAREERDLYRIVLRGEGDGKPLRMFVDACARATAEEFRARAERNAVKPRIDPELLARVWVGEQLAVLRWWVEQDAPSLPAEEVVRMLLDLAMRGRYWASGFESPAWAAGPGALGPGGVSAPG, encoded by the coding sequence ATGGCCGAGGACAGACGGACCAGACGGTCGAGGCGCGCGCTGGGGGCGGCCCTGGTGGAACTCGTTCTGGAACGTGGCTTCACCGCGCTGACCGTGGAGGACATCACCGAGCGCGCGGACGTGGCCCGGGCGACCTTCTACGCCCACTTCCGGGACAAGGAGGACTTGTTCGCCCGGGTGACGGCCGACCTGCTGACGGAACTTGGCGAGCGGCTGGCCCCGGCCGTCGCCGACAGCGCGGTCGGCTTCACCGGAAAGCCGGTCCTGGAGATGCTGCGGCACGCGCGCGAGGAACGCGACCTGTACCGGATCGTGCTGCGCGGTGAGGGGGACGGCAAGCCCCTGCGGATGTTCGTCGACGCCTGCGCGCGCGCCACCGCGGAAGAGTTCCGGGCGCGCGCGGAGCGCAACGCCGTCAAGCCGCGCATCGACCCGGAGCTGCTCGCCCGGGTGTGGGTGGGGGAGCAGCTGGCGGTACTGCGCTGGTGGGTCGAGCAGGACGCACCGTCCCTGCCCGCGGAGGAGGTCGTGCGCATGCTGCTCGACCTCGCGATGCGCGGCCGCTACTGGGCCAGCGGCTTCGAGTCGCCGGCCTGGGCGGCGGGACCGGGCGCCTTGGGGCCGGGGGGAGTGTCCGCGCCGGGGTGA
- a CDS encoding tyrosine-type recombinase/integrase, with protein MAADRTQRSGDRFSESFPLKARARAWGIERAYNLTSSIMRAAVDDDVIAVSLCRSIDLPPIAVKPSQWFTLDQAQSILDELPTACKTMCLLGFYTGLRWGELSGLHCHRIDRRRSRLFVVEVNTESGIKEYPKSSKSRREVPLPPHVLEALERHIHRLDRDALVFTTITKGRPGRHLDDGNWRRQTRWPVDAACSGRMARPAEVSAGRPGAWRCRCAGSRTCR; from the coding sequence GTGGCAGCCGACCGTACGCAACGGAGCGGAGACCGGTTCAGCGAGAGCTTCCCGCTCAAGGCCCGGGCCCGTGCCTGGGGTATCGAGAGGGCCTACAACCTGACGTCCTCCATCATGCGGGCGGCCGTCGACGACGACGTCATCGCGGTGAGTTTGTGCCGCAGCATCGACCTGCCCCCGATCGCCGTCAAGCCGTCGCAGTGGTTCACGCTCGACCAGGCGCAGAGCATTCTGGACGAACTCCCCACCGCGTGCAAGACGATGTGCCTGCTCGGCTTCTACACCGGGCTGCGCTGGGGCGAACTCTCCGGTCTGCACTGCCACCGCATCGACCGGCGCCGCTCGCGCCTGTTCGTGGTGGAGGTCAACACCGAGAGCGGCATCAAGGAGTACCCCAAGAGCTCCAAGAGCCGCCGCGAGGTCCCGCTCCCGCCTCACGTCCTGGAGGCGCTCGAACGCCACATCCACCGGCTCGACCGTGACGCGCTGGTCTTCACCACCATCACCAAGGGCCGGCCCGGCCGCCACCTCGACGACGGCAACTGGCGCCGCCAGACCCGGTGGCCGGTCGACGCCGCCTGCTCGGGCCGGATGGCACGGCCGGCTGAGGTCAGTGCTGGAAGGCCAGGAGCTTGGCGATGCCGTTGCGCTGGATCTCGGACGTGCCGGTGA
- a CDS encoding acyl-CoA dehydrogenase family protein has product MTFSLRPTYADARTAELVDRLRDYLDGELADHEREHGITPATRLTRADLVPVWRRSRELGFYGIHLPEEYGGQNLSYSQLAALKEEIGASGRVLAHSVLGDMGGPLRAGDILQHATAHQLDTYLLPLIRGERACCFSLTETDAGSDVRSMRTVAVRDGDGYRLTGHKVFSSAGPFADFAIVVTRMAGTGEKEGEKPRFSAFLVDLESPGCRVEDGATPMSGEHIESDIVLEDCHVPAANLLGEEGNGMRIALGRVTTNRLLHCPTVLGATRRALQLTLDRTRTRQVSGKPLLMLQAIQHKVADMATDFYAARSMTYAALAALDEGREVPAEAFMCKLFVAESAFRILDEAVQIHGKDGLTQGNEIEYLFRKIRMFRVLTGTSEIQRNGIAKLLAFQH; this is encoded by the coding sequence GTGACATTTTCCCTGCGCCCCACCTACGCCGACGCACGAACCGCCGAACTGGTGGACCGTCTGCGCGACTACCTCGACGGCGAACTCGCCGACCACGAGCGCGAGCACGGCATCACCCCGGCCACCCGCCTCACCCGCGCCGACCTCGTACCGGTCTGGCGCCGCAGCCGCGAACTCGGCTTCTACGGCATCCACCTGCCCGAGGAATACGGCGGACAGAACCTCAGCTACTCCCAACTCGCCGCGCTGAAAGAGGAAATCGGCGCGAGCGGGCGCGTCCTCGCGCACAGTGTGCTCGGCGACATGGGCGGTCCACTACGGGCCGGTGACATCCTCCAGCACGCCACCGCACACCAGCTGGACACGTACCTGCTCCCGCTCATCCGGGGCGAGCGGGCCTGCTGCTTCTCCCTCACCGAGACCGACGCCGGCTCCGACGTCCGCTCCATGCGCACCGTCGCCGTACGCGACGGCGACGGCTACCGGCTGACCGGACACAAGGTCTTCTCCTCCGCCGGCCCCTTCGCCGACTTCGCGATCGTGGTGACCCGCATGGCCGGCACCGGCGAGAAAGAGGGCGAGAAACCGAGGTTCTCCGCCTTCCTCGTGGACCTGGAAAGCCCCGGCTGCCGGGTCGAGGACGGGGCGACACCGATGTCCGGCGAGCACATCGAGAGCGACATCGTCCTGGAGGACTGCCACGTTCCCGCCGCCAACCTCCTGGGCGAGGAGGGCAACGGCATGCGCATCGCACTCGGCAGGGTCACCACCAACCGCCTGCTGCACTGCCCGACCGTGCTCGGCGCCACCCGCCGCGCCCTGCAGCTGACCCTGGACCGCACCCGCACCCGCCAGGTCTCCGGCAAGCCCCTGCTCATGCTCCAGGCCATCCAGCACAAGGTCGCCGACATGGCCACCGACTTCTACGCCGCCCGCTCCATGACGTACGCCGCGCTGGCGGCGCTGGACGAGGGGCGTGAGGTGCCCGCGGAGGCGTTCATGTGCAAGCTGTTCGTCGCCGAGTCCGCCTTCCGCATCCTCGACGAGGCCGTACAGATCCACGGCAAGGACGGCCTGACCCAGGGCAACGAGATCGAGTACCTCTTCCGCAAGATCCGCATGTTCCGGGTGCTCACCGGCACGTCCGAGATCCAGCGCAACGGCATCGCCAAGCTCCTGGCCTTCCAGCACTGA
- a CDS encoding class I adenylate-forming enzyme family protein yields MNLGTYLSRSARYWPDAPALVCADRSWTFTELDRSTDRLASALAARGLRPGDAVASLAWNRGELVEVEFALYKAGLTRAPINARLGRGEIEHILRYAPVRALVFDAAHREDALAAITSAGTGCLPVPLDTEGADGVPYDALLAEGAETAFRVEVDESQPCVLNFTSGSTGALKAAVQTVGNRLANMRKLLMADESRPRPGTRYLACGPITHATGMGLLAGVFGGSTTYVLPTWSPGGFLETVEKERITATFLVPAMVNMVLAHPGAERYDLSSLTSVRVGGAPISPRRLREAVEFFGPVVAQGYGLGETTSVVAALSGEEIARAVKEDPELLQSCGRAAYDTEIRVVDEAGRELGPREIGEVIVRGPDCVREYWKEPRLSAETFREGWVHTGDLAWMREDGYLFLVDRKKDMIISGGFNIYCTEVEAALYEHPAVQEVCVVGIPDERWGEAVKAVVVRRPDTTVTAEDLIAFCAGRLDRLKKPRSVDFVTELPHNRNGKLDRKAVREPFWAGTARRVN; encoded by the coding sequence ATGAACCTCGGCACCTACTTGTCCCGCAGCGCCCGCTACTGGCCCGACGCCCCTGCACTCGTCTGCGCGGACCGCTCCTGGACCTTCACCGAACTCGACCGCTCGACCGACCGCCTGGCCTCCGCCCTGGCCGCCCGTGGCCTGCGCCCCGGTGACGCCGTGGCCTCGCTCGCGTGGAACCGCGGCGAGCTGGTGGAGGTCGAATTCGCTCTGTACAAGGCAGGATTGACACGGGCCCCGATCAACGCCCGCCTCGGACGCGGCGAGATCGAGCACATCCTGCGCTACGCCCCCGTCCGCGCCCTGGTCTTCGACGCGGCCCATCGCGAGGACGCCCTCGCCGCGATCACCTCAGCCGGCACCGGCTGCCTGCCCGTCCCGCTGGACACGGAAGGGGCGGACGGTGTCCCGTACGACGCCCTGCTGGCCGAGGGCGCGGAGACTGCGTTCCGTGTCGAGGTCGACGAGTCGCAGCCCTGCGTCCTGAACTTCACCTCCGGTTCCACCGGAGCGCTGAAGGCCGCGGTGCAGACGGTCGGCAACCGCCTGGCCAACATGCGCAAGCTGCTGATGGCCGACGAGTCCCGTCCCCGTCCCGGCACCCGTTACCTGGCCTGCGGCCCCATCACCCACGCCACCGGGATGGGCCTGCTGGCGGGAGTGTTCGGCGGCTCCACGACGTATGTCCTGCCCACCTGGAGCCCCGGGGGCTTCCTGGAGACGGTGGAGAAGGAGCGCATCACCGCCACCTTCCTGGTGCCCGCCATGGTGAACATGGTCCTCGCCCACCCCGGAGCCGAGCGCTATGACCTGTCCTCCTTGACGAGCGTGCGCGTCGGCGGCGCACCCATCTCACCCCGACGGCTGCGCGAAGCGGTGGAGTTCTTCGGCCCGGTCGTCGCCCAGGGCTACGGGCTCGGCGAGACCACCAGCGTGGTCGCGGCCCTGAGCGGCGAGGAGATCGCCCGCGCGGTGAAGGAGGATCCGGAATTGCTCCAGTCCTGCGGACGTGCCGCCTACGACACCGAGATACGCGTCGTGGACGAGGCGGGCCGCGAGCTGGGGCCCCGCGAGATCGGGGAGGTCATCGTGCGCGGGCCCGACTGTGTGCGCGAGTACTGGAAGGAACCCCGGCTGTCCGCGGAGACCTTCCGTGAGGGCTGGGTCCACACAGGAGACCTCGCGTGGATGCGGGAGGACGGTTATCTGTTCCTGGTCGACCGCAAGAAGGACATGATCATCTCGGGCGGCTTCAACATCTATTGCACCGAGGTGGAGGCCGCCCTCTACGAACACCCCGCCGTCCAGGAGGTGTGTGTCGTCGGTATTCCGGACGAGCGGTGGGGCGAGGCCGTGAAGGCGGTCGTGGTACGCCGCCCGGACACGACCGTCACCGCCGAGGACCTGATCGCCTTCTGCGCCGGCCGACTCGACCGCCTCAAGAAGCCCCGCTCCGTCGACTTCGTCACCGAACTCCCCCACAACCGCAACGGCAAGCTCGACCGCAAGGCGGTGCGCGAGCCGTTCTGGGCGGGCACCGCCCGCCGCGTCAACTGA
- a CDS encoding serine hydrolase domain-containing protein, with the protein MTDTDARLGDLLWTRGYTDPGWIRRFTSAGRELSPSRRVWRGPGPARPLPSEPAALDTLDLGLGAATATLPDLFATAQTDAFLVLHRGVVVHEAYPHGAAPHDPHFNASAAKSYLGLLAATLAHEGALDRSARTDAYVPELAGTAFGEARVEDLLHMGTQVSYAGRPYDKAIEAQRYHAVIAPRLRPFGYSGPGTIREHLLTARATGAPGTEFRYENGNVEALAEVLRRVTGLSTSALLGELIWSRIGAEEDAYYVLDGEGVEAACGGFSATARDVARLGEMLRCGGAVGSRQVVPEEVVTSITAAVPDGYPRRVRFPAAPPTAPATLSYHDLWWIPNDPYGSYMASGIHGQRLFVSPGLDLVVVHFGSQVISPSVPVAPFVRAFLRIGAHLAGLG; encoded by the coding sequence ATGACCGACACGGACGCCCGGCTGGGCGACCTGCTGTGGACCCGCGGCTACACCGACCCCGGCTGGATCCGCCGCTTCACCTCGGCCGGCCGCGAACTCTCCCCGAGCCGCCGCGTTTGGCGCGGCCCCGGCCCCGCCCGGCCCCTCCCCAGCGAGCCCGCCGCCCTCGACACGCTCGACCTCGGCCTCGGCGCTGCGACGGCCACCCTGCCGGACCTGTTCGCGACGGCGCAGACCGACGCCTTCCTCGTCCTGCACCGCGGCGTGGTCGTCCACGAGGCGTATCCGCACGGCGCCGCACCCCACGACCCCCACTTCAACGCGTCGGCGGCCAAGTCCTACCTCGGCCTGCTCGCGGCGACGCTGGCGCACGAGGGGGCCCTGGACCGCTCGGCCCGTACCGACGCCTACGTCCCCGAACTCGCCGGAACCGCCTTCGGCGAGGCCCGTGTCGAGGACCTGCTGCACATGGGCACGCAGGTCAGTTATGCCGGCCGGCCCTACGACAAGGCCATCGAGGCCCAGCGCTACCACGCCGTCATAGCCCCCCGGCTGCGCCCGTTCGGCTACAGCGGTCCGGGCACCATCCGCGAGCACCTCCTGACCGCCCGCGCCACCGGGGCACCGGGAACGGAGTTCCGCTACGAGAACGGCAACGTCGAGGCGCTCGCCGAAGTGCTGCGCCGTGTCACCGGTCTGAGCACCTCGGCCCTGCTCGGCGAGCTGATCTGGTCCCGGATCGGCGCGGAGGAGGACGCCTACTACGTCCTCGACGGCGAAGGTGTCGAGGCGGCGTGCGGCGGCTTCAGCGCCACGGCCCGTGATGTGGCCCGCCTGGGGGAGATGCTGCGATGCGGCGGGGCTGTCGGCAGCCGGCAGGTCGTGCCGGAGGAGGTGGTCACGTCCATCACCGCCGCCGTCCCCGACGGCTATCCCCGCCGCGTGCGCTTCCCCGCCGCTCCGCCGACGGCGCCGGCCACGCTGTCGTACCACGACCTGTGGTGGATCCCGAACGACCCGTACGGCTCCTATATGGCCAGCGGCATCCACGGCCAGCGGCTTTTCGTCTCGCCCGGACTCGACCTCGTCGTCGTCCACTTCGGCTCCCAGGTCATTTCGCCGTCCGTGCCGGTCGCCCCGTTCGTCCGGGCGTTCCTGCGGATCGGTGCGCACCTCGCCGGCCTGGGCTGA
- a CDS encoding serine hydrolase domain-containing protein, whose translation MVHVEGTSTDRFEPVRAALAAHLESGEELGASIAVDVDGIMEVDLWGGHADEARTVPWHRDTVVNLWSTTKTLSSLAALVLVDRGALDLYRPVAHYWPEFAAQGKQDIEVRHVLAHTSGLSGWQQPFTMDDLYDWPTASARLAAQAPWWEPGSASGYHVQTQGQLVGELVRRVSGRTLTEFVDTEIAEPAQADVQIGARQADWPRIAELVAPSQLSGIPAGLDPEGIFSKTLLGSPARDEHVDTPQWRRAELGAVNGHGNARGMARALSVISRRGRVNGLRLLSEETTEKVLDVQADGVDLFLGVPVRWGIGFALADARTMPHMPTGRICFWVGRGGSIVMMDLDRRVTFSYTMNRLGDGILGSERTHDYIRHVYKVLDSTD comes from the coding sequence ATGGTCCATGTCGAAGGAACGAGCACCGACCGGTTCGAACCGGTCCGAGCGGCGCTGGCAGCGCACCTGGAGTCGGGCGAAGAGCTGGGGGCGTCGATCGCCGTGGATGTCGACGGAATCATGGAAGTCGACCTGTGGGGCGGGCATGCCGACGAAGCGCGAACCGTCCCGTGGCACCGGGACACAGTGGTCAACCTCTGGTCGACCACCAAGACCCTGAGCAGTCTGGCGGCCCTCGTCCTCGTCGACAGGGGGGCACTGGACCTCTACCGCCCGGTCGCGCACTACTGGCCTGAATTCGCCGCCCAGGGCAAGCAGGACATCGAGGTGCGGCATGTTCTGGCGCACACTTCGGGGCTGTCCGGCTGGCAGCAGCCGTTCACCATGGACGATCTGTACGACTGGCCTACCGCCAGCGCCCGGCTGGCCGCGCAGGCGCCCTGGTGGGAGCCGGGCAGCGCCTCGGGCTATCACGTGCAGACTCAGGGACAGCTCGTGGGAGAACTCGTCCGGCGGGTCAGCGGCCGTACCCTGACCGAGTTCGTCGACACAGAGATCGCCGAACCGGCGCAGGCCGACGTCCAGATCGGCGCGCGGCAGGCCGACTGGCCGCGCATCGCCGAGCTGGTGGCCCCGTCGCAGCTCTCCGGAATACCCGCCGGCCTCGATCCCGAGGGTATCTTCAGCAAGACCTTGCTCGGAAGCCCCGCCAGAGACGAGCATGTCGACACTCCGCAGTGGCGCCGTGCCGAACTCGGAGCCGTCAACGGACACGGCAACGCACGAGGCATGGCCCGCGCCCTCTCCGTGATCTCACGACGCGGCCGGGTGAACGGCCTCCGGCTCCTCTCCGAGGAAACGACGGAGAAGGTCCTCGACGTACAGGCAGACGGAGTCGACCTGTTCCTGGGCGTCCCCGTGCGCTGGGGCATCGGCTTCGCACTCGCCGATGCGAGGACGATGCCGCACATGCCCACCGGAAGGATCTGCTTCTGGGTCGGCCGGGGCGGCTCGATCGTCATGATGGACCTCGACCGGCGCGTCACTTTCTCGTACACGATGAACCGGCTGGGCGACGGAATCCTCGGCTCGGAGCGCACCCATGACTACATCAGGCATGTCTACAAAGTCCTGGACTCCACCGACTGA